The DNA segment ttagcATCTGCACTGTATCGCTAATTACTAGATATTGTTTCTTCAAACTCTTGAGTTTCTTTAGCAAGAATGGATATCTCTGCTGATGATAGAGGCTGGGGATATTATTCATTACAAGTAAATTCTTCAGATTGTTATTGATTTCTTTGAAACAGGCTTTTAAAACACAAACGCAATTTACATACAGCATATCCATTTGAAACGCAAGAAAAGTTGTGTATCCTCTCAACATCTCGAGTGGAATACCGAAAATCATAtcagaatttttcatatacgTTATTCCCATGCAAAGTACAAAGAAGAAACCGAAGATGTCCTTAGCATGtattaatttagatattttttgataatactgCTGGGGCAGTTTTGAAGAAATATCTGATATGGTTTGGAGTAGGCGCATTCTTGATCCACTCGAAATATATGTGGCCACTGTTATGAACAATCcgtatataaaagagaaattcaACGTAATAGTCTTGGGTACGTCAATTTTGATTCTTCCAGAAAAATtgagtttatataataatgttagcTGATGGACACAGACCGCGCAAAAAACGATAGTCCATAGAATATAATGCGGTTTAGAAGCCTCGAAAATTGAAATCTTAATCTTATACGGAAATATTCCAAGAATCTTGCTTAAGATAAAGTTAGGATACATTAAGGATTGAAAATCTGTTGCGTTGAATAGCCGCCATCTTCTCCCTTTTCTAGTTCTGAACATGACCTTTGAATTTCTGcgacaaatataattaatgaaaatagtgagagaacaaaaaaatgtagatattatatagataacttgccttttaaatttattatgtattttatcattattgatGCACTTTGGCTTTACGATTTATtgcaaacattttctttttaaatgtgtagtttttactttgaattttttataaatatatgaatacttCACATACACTTATCGTAATCTGTATATGTACtacgaattaaatttaaagctgctagcagtttattttaaaatagcagATAGTTGCTGCGATGAATAGCAAGATATGACTGAGAGGCCTTTTGTGAGAACTgcaaagtaatttaaattatatcttttaattatcgtttattattttctaggATAAAATGACATTTAGAGTAATGAAGTAATTGTTGACATACGGTTTATTATTTAGTACATTAAGTTGAAAGTAATGGAAGATATGTATAAGGAAGCATTAGGAAGTATCgattgcataaaataaaaagtcacaTATTtgctgtttttattataattttgacatCTGTGactattttgatatttattgttataatttttaaaactatttatatatattttgaattaagaatatactatcgatcatatttattttttaattttagtttgtaATGATCCGATAATAGATTCAATAATGTgatttatagtaaataaaactttattagtttttaGTAGTTCTTGatacgtatatgtaaatatatagattaaaattatatattttttaagaaatactaattgtaataaaaggAGTACATGAAAATGATGATCTTGgtcaaaactttatttatttcttatacttatttatttcttatagagATTGTTGAGCAGATTATTTGATTTacttaattagttttattctaaaaacgTAGACATTATATGCTAGTAACATTACGCGgtaaaataaagattgaaaAGTGGTCTGAGctatctttcttcttttctttctctttatatCTTAATGTTGGTACTTcgagttaaatataaataatggaaTGCCTTTATAGAGCAATTATCGAGAgagaacattttatattataaacaatctaaaaattcttaatttgttattaatgcaCATGAACATTAATGAAAGTATGATTATAAAACTTCTTtttgaatgtaattttttaatatttacttaacatcgcttttttcaagataaataagtaaatcttatactgttttacatttaatcagtataaaattaaaactataattgcaatatCGAGTAATGAGGTAACTTAAAAATCGTATGTTAATAGCCAAGTAACCATAACGTTCATTGATCATCTGCATTATACATTTGTCATTCTGAAAGTGCAAGgcataaagtaatattttattgttatgacATAGTAGAAATACAGCAACATTATATGCACACATAatacagaaattattatttacgcaattatttatgtattaatattgctTAAAATCAGTTAATATAATGACTGAGTCCgtaatgcatatacatatttttactctATACTCaatgttcaaaaattacttcaaaatttaatgttatattttaatatacattattatgtaatttttaatatgaaactGTCATTACATTTTTAGTTTGTTTAAAGACAAGTTggcatgaatatttattttttgttacatgtgcgtCGAAAGTGCTCcctttttataactttttgtgGATAAAGACGCCAATTTCaacacttttatattattgcaacGTTTTTGTCTTCTAATAGATGGCGTGAATCGTGGCAAAAAGCATTCTAGCGCGACTTTATCAGCACGTTTGATCGTTTCAGCACTCATATAAATGTTATCTTGCGACATATGCATATGATAACTTTCGTAGAATTCACTGACGCTTTCGCGAacctaattttattatattttaattacgatgGAACAGAAAgcttctaatattttaaattatatttcttcttttttattacacatctTCCTAGTTAggttatttttgtaatattgcctGCAGTCTTTTCATCACAAGTATGTGATATAGCCATAAATTGAGCAAAGATTAATATGTATGTTGTAACGCTACCAgtcatctaaaaataaataaaacagtaaacaatagatattttattaaagtaaatctATTACTTACAGTAGTAAGAAGCGTCGCATCTATAGAAAAACCTTTTgtggaaaatgtttttttgcgaTGCAATATTTGTAGGGAAAATAGCTGCAACTGCAATGTTAGATCGCAAAATAAAGAACttgaatatgtaattaataaagcaaataaatttagtatacataaaattgcaaaaaatatacaagttagattacatttttcttctacctctttttttattcgtttatcGCTGGTATGGTTAAGTACATCATGAACGGTGGTACCGATCTCAAATGCTTGATTCTTTCTGGATTCACAGACccatactattaatattaactttgaAAGTTCATATGTtacatcaattaaaaataacacgtCCAGAATAATGGAGAGTCCATTTTGCCATCGTATTACATGAGAATACATTTGAAAGATGATTCCAGTGAAAGTCAAGGTTGTAGTTGCAATAAGCTGCAGACTGAAGATTGCGTTTAGCATTTGTACTGCATCGCTGATTATTAAATGCTGTCTTCTTAAGATCTTAAGttctaataataagaattgatTTTTCTGCGTATGGTTAATTAATTTGGGGGCGTATTGTTCACTCTTTGCTACGATCTTTTGTATGTGTACCAAATTGtcgttaattcttttaaaacaaatttttaatacgcaAACACAATTTACGTATTGCATATCCATATGAAATCTAAGTAAGGCAATGTACATTGATACCATGGACATAATGACGggatattgatattttaaataaaatgcccATTCCTCTATGATTACgaagaaagtaataaatacatCTTTGGCGTGAATCCATTTGGATAGTTCTTGATACGATTTTGGAGGTAGTCTCAAAGAGATCATGGCTTGTAATACGCGCATTCTTGAACCGCTTAAGATATACGTAATGATTGCTGTAAAAccaccaaataaaaaaaaacacatatttTCAAGACTATCAGTTATCTCTCCAAAGTTGATTGTTTtactgataataattttatgaagaatTAGCAGTTCGCTAATGCAGAAGACGCAGATGAGGAAGGTCGACAGAATGTAGCCCAATTTAGAAGTCTTAATGATTGAACCATTGATCTTGTACGGAAATGTTCCAAGAATTCGGCAGACGGTAAAGCAGGGATACAACAAAGACTGAAAGTCTGTGGCGTGAAATAGCTGCCATCTTTTCCacattttagtattttttgtttgctttTGGAACGATGAGTTGAATTATCGAAGTATTATAGAGAATAGTTTAACTCACAAATGAcaagattattaattacattatctaTACACTTGAGCTTACAATGTTCTACTGGAATTGTCGtacaattattcaatttacttactattatttaatttactttttgattcactttttaataagtacgtatcaataaaaatcttaatttgcATCTATCCTGTTAATTACACCTagcaattttcaatttaaaactaCAAGCAATTGCTATGTCAAGTAGTGAAGAAGGACTGAAAGGTTCGTATGTTAGGTGTGTAAAGTAACCATGGCATTCTGCGATCCACAAATATCATTCTAAAAAAACTGCGTATAAAGTAATGATGTATAGTCTTTGTAGCATGTAGCTTATTAAATCAAACGTACAATATACAATagcaacaattattatatgctTTGTGTCTATATGTttgtattagatttttaaaatgatttattcttaaagattatttctaattctatattttataggaaatttctgatatttttatacttattgttTCTagagttttgtttttatattatatgataattataatttttatatattttatactttcaatttatta comes from the Monomorium pharaonis isolate MP-MQ-018 chromosome 9, ASM1337386v2, whole genome shotgun sequence genome and includes:
- the LOC114253738 gene encoding gustatory receptor 23a isoform X1, whose product is MFRTRKGRRWRLFNATDFQSLMYPNFILSKILGIFPYKIKISIFEASKPHYILWTIVFCAVCVHQLTLLYKLNFSGRIKIDVPKTITLNFSFIYGLFITVATYISSGSRMRLLQTISDISSKLPQQYYQKISKLIHAKDIFGFFFVLCMGITYMKNSDMIFGIPLEMLRGYTTFLAFQMDMLYVNCVCVLKACFKEINNNLKNLLVMNNIPSLYHQQRYPFLLKKLKSLKKQYLVISDTVQMLNVIFSPQLLAIIILSLKKIIFHVYFYVVQWQGRLTFNLDNIYNTYFIMIILYNFIRITLIVWVCETGKNQAIKIRTTIHDVLNSTNDVQIKNELHLFSLQIFHCKNIFSAKGFAVDATLITTMASIVITYLLILIQFLIISHSCDEKNTIHYTQFN
- the LOC114253738 gene encoding uncharacterized protein LOC114253738 isoform X2; this encodes MFRTRKGRRWRLFNATDFQSLMYPNFILSKILGIFPYKIKISIFEASKPHYILWTIVFCAVCVHQLTLLYKLNFSGRIKIDVPKTITLNFSFIYGLFITVATYISSGSRMRLLQTISDISSKLPQQYYQKISKLIHAKDIFGFFFVLCMGITYMKNSDMIFGIPLEMLRGYTTFLAFQMDMLLYHQQRYPFLLKKLKSLKKQYLVISDTVQMLNVIFSPQLLAIIILSLKKIIFHVYFYVVQWQGRLTFNLDNIYNTYFIMIILYNFIRITLIVWVCETGKNQAIKIRTTIHDVLNSTNDVQIKNELHLFSLQIFHCKNIFSAKGFAVDATLITTMASIVITYLLILIQFLIISHSCDEKNTIHYTQFN